The genomic region CGTCGTGAGGGACTTCCTCCACGAGGAACGCGGCGTCGGCGCGGTCCTCCCGCTGCCGGCGGACGGCGTCCCGGAGGTTGGCCTCGAAGACGTTGTCCCCCATCATCAGCATGAAGTCGTCGTCGATCTCGTCTTCGACCGTGAGGAGGGCGTGGGCGAGTCCCTGCTGACGGCGCTGGTGGGCGTAGGTGATCGGGACGCCCTGGAACTCGTCGCCATAGTAGCTGATGATGTCCTCCTTCCGGTAGCCGACCACCGCCAGGAGTTCGTCGGCGTCCAGCTCGACCAGTTTCTCGAAACAGTGAGTCAGGATCGGCCGCCCGTCGATTTCGACCATTCCCTTGGGCTTGTCTTCGGTCAGCGGGCGGAGGCGCGTCCCCTCTCCGGCCGCGAGTACGACGGCTTTCATGTGACGGCCGTCCCCGCGGCGTGAGTAAAGTATGGGCGCGTTATCCGGGATACGGGGTCTGTAACGAACCGCGGATCGGTTCCGGGAGTGAGAGGGTGAGTGAGAGCGATCTCACATTCTGGATACTCTCTGGATACTCCCCCACATCCCCGCACCCCTCATCCCCGCATCCTCGCATCCCCGCATCCCCGCATCCCACATCCATCCCCGCACCTACATCCCTGCATCTCCGCACCCCACACACACCCCCCGTTTCGAGTGTTTCTCCCTGAGGAATGGTGGGTGGGGGGAAGAGGCCGTCTGGGTCGGAATACATATAAATAGATGTTTCCCCACACCCCGTTTCGAGTGTTTCTGCCGTAGTAACTGGGGTTACTACTACTACTTACTCTAGCTAGAGGAAAGAAATATAAATAAAGACAGACACAGCTCACGGAGTTTCGCTCCGGTGTAGGGTCGACAGCGACAGCCCTAGTTTACAATGGTATTCTAGAGCCCTCTTCTCGCTGATTTCGTTCACCACCCTCCCCCCACCGGGGGGACCCCCCTTTCCAATCACGCAGAACACTCGAAACGGGGGGTGTGTGTGCCCGGTCGTCGAACGAATTCGTCGTCCGGGGACGTTTCGACGGAATCCCTTCCGTTCGGGAAACGGGAAGTCAGGACAGTGGATAGCGCTGGAGGTCACTCTCGCTGCTATCTTCGACAGGCATCCCGTCGTGTGACCGTTCGGTCGCGAGCGACTCGGCGTGAGTGAGGGATTCCCAGAGGTCAGGGTTCGTCGGCGGTGACTCGAGGACGAGGCTGTCCTGAAAGTCGTCCGGAAGCCGAAGGAGGTCGTCCGCAGAACCGTTCGCGAGGTCCTCGGGGGGTACCAGCTCCGTCTTCAGGATGTCGTACTGATACCCCCGTTCGCGAATCGTGATCGCATCGAGCGACGGGCGGAGACAGCTCCCGTCGGGGATGCGAACCGTCTCGGCGGCTCTGAAGACGGTGAACCGGCTCCCGTCCTGCGTCGGTGTCAGGACCACCCGGTAGTCTTCGAGTGGGCGCTCTATCGTCGAGGTATGGATCGCGACGATCCACCCCCGCGTGATCTGCCCTCCGGCAGTTTCGACTGTCGTCTCCGGCGTGAGCCGCTCGTACATCGGCGTCGGTGTGTCGGTTGGCATGAGTGGCAGGGTGAGGCCCCGGAACGGGTGGTGAGTTCACGAAGGAACGTGTCGCCGTATTCCGGGAGCCCACCAGGACCGATGCTCGCCGGTCCAACCCACGGACTGGAGCGTGTGATCGACTACGGCCGCGTTCGACCGGTCCTGGTACCCCACAGTCCAACGGGTGGGTGTAAAAATCATTTTTCTGCAAACATGAGACGAGTCATATGACAGCGCCCTTTCCCCTCCCAGAACCCAGCCACTCCCCGTTCTGGCGGTCCTCTTCCCGTGCTACCGCACACCAATACGAGTATCTGAAAATACTATAATTATAGCACTTCGAGTCACAGTAATACACGGACCCTCACGCCGTCGCCTGCCGGAGGTTTTCCGATACCAACACCCGTGTACGAAGAGCAAGCAACGGGTATGACAATAATTTCTGAGAGGTTTTAGTATGTATGTATATGGTTTCGAATGAGACTGCGCTTTTCAGAACGTGCCAGTCGGACAGATAGCCGATACAGACTCTTACGGCCGTCTCTGTGACACTCCTCCAAAAACCACTACGTAATTGTATTCTATCATTATATGAACTCTGATAATTCTCTGTGTGTTGTCCCTCGTATAACACTCGATACCGGGGGTAGATCCGACAGACGCCGAACTTACATCGTAGTCCGCCAGAACTCGTGGTACAACAATCGAGAATATGGCACCTACGGGTATCGTATTGAGACCGCACACGAAACGACATCGTCAAATCATCGACTGTGAGGAGTCACCGGTCGACGGACACGACCGAAGTACAACATGTGATACTCAGACGGGCGCAAATAATAT from Halorientalis sp. IM1011 harbors:
- the aglF gene encoding UTP--glucose-1-phosphate uridylyltransferase AglF gives rise to the protein MKAVVLAAGEGTRLRPLTEDKPKGMVEIDGRPILTHCFEKLVELDADELLAVVGYRKEDIISYYGDEFQGVPITYAHQRRQQGLAHALLTVEDEIDDDFMLMMGDNVFEANLRDAVRRQREDRADAAFLVEEVPHDEAGRYGVCDTNDYGEIVEVVEKPDEPPSNLVMTGFYTFTPAIFHACHLVQPSDRGEFEITDAVNLLLQSGRTIDAIPLEGWRLDIGYPEDRDEAEQRLQTDQPEITS